Proteins from one Candidatus Zixiibacteriota bacterium genomic window:
- the porU gene encoding type IX secretion system sortase PorU, with amino-acid sequence MSRAARGSLAAGAGPYPDSPVAVDRIFTMHGVRMARLILHPLTVVSASGEVEFRPSLTVQVRFDHAGAETATATVPNPADPFDQILANILINPEQGRLWRSTDPIDMSRAAITDTNPFVGTDQWIAIRTREEGVVAVTAADFRSGGITPATLDPRNFRLFAGSGRQLSTLMSSAPPGLRQVPIRIIGEADGTFDETDSLLFWAQGLNRWEPGDNGRPIDVVHRYDRDNVYWLAAAGDFAGPPLRLTATAAPPLSAATDRFAGTSRARHEEDHFFRVNTLGYTESYYTWYWRNQRVGSIALDAVHDPVAGAPAMIEFGTFAGFAGRDPARLVTGGVNSLPTRLYPGTGEDRSTISQFDLSAFDPAATFVLAFDSTPSSNYYLDYYSIEYQRRLDCADGAVEFLAPDTNGTVNFILANAADADVWDVTDPAGPFALSSLAVDGSTTRFGTVLAQGARRVFFAARPSQRLRPQSLQRVTTVDLHTPATGADYVAIGPRAFAAATGAFLDYRAVHDGLRTRFVALEDVYNSFSLGVADPVAIRRFLRQCHFGWPSPAPVYALLVGDGSNDYLDRTGARSVNYVPPYIVRDDNVVSDESYVYFSDAAVLNAVPNPQDNPFPDMLIGRWPVRTQAEIGAVTAKVRRYESTENLGPWRSRIMMVADDEFGDRNLGSVRETFHINDAEQIARTTIPGRFDLEKIYLTEYPFNNPGCNDPSARGCTKPMAKEAIIAGLNDGVAVFDYLGHGNPDLLAHEHVFERVTDLPRLVNATTPTAVLTFSCSIGLFDDPVREGMSEEWFRMSPGGAVAVVSATRLAAALANADLNEEVFNLLFTRGITGIGAAVYTGKLRRQYFEPSCRLFSNCQAPICPCQNDRGYVLFGDPAMRLGIPDLRVQFDTVQPESLSALALTRVAGCITDTAGTLQSGFDGEVSIIARDVDRHRVHAIDATTSIEYDLAGGTLYRGRVPVQGGRFAFGFIVPKDIAYGERGARIMGHAAAATRMANGSVDSLWLSGTAIAPSDTSGPQVRLETTRGEPIVDGFTLAEGSGVVVMLSDPSGINLSGAPGHRLLVTVNDGDRPFADLTDVFTYDPGVFDRGRADVSLAGLAKGSQRLTVTGWDNANNSTRHVVDVTISSAGSADEFRVTEFLNYPNPFSERTTFYFRATREVRRAKIRIFTVAGRLIWETGSARDGEVEWNGRDAAGDPVGNGVYLAQLEVTGQLVSSQGKVVDKRAYREAKLVVSR; translated from the coding sequence ATGTCGCGGGCCGCGCGCGGGTCGCTCGCCGCAGGGGCCGGTCCGTATCCCGATTCTCCGGTGGCCGTCGACCGGATCTTCACCATGCACGGCGTGCGGATGGCGCGGCTGATCCTGCACCCGCTGACCGTGGTGTCGGCATCGGGTGAGGTCGAGTTTCGCCCCTCGTTGACTGTCCAGGTGCGCTTCGATCACGCGGGAGCAGAGACAGCGACAGCAACCGTGCCCAATCCCGCGGACCCATTCGACCAGATCCTCGCGAATATCCTCATCAACCCGGAACAGGGGAGACTGTGGCGCTCGACCGACCCCATCGACATGTCCCGCGCGGCAATCACCGACACCAATCCCTTCGTCGGCACGGATCAGTGGATTGCGATCCGTACCCGCGAAGAAGGTGTCGTCGCCGTGACCGCCGCCGATTTCCGCTCGGGGGGAATCACCCCGGCCACGCTCGATCCGCGCAACTTCCGGCTGTTCGCCGGTTCCGGTCGGCAACTATCGACTTTGATGTCGTCCGCACCGCCCGGGTTGCGGCAGGTTCCTATCCGTATCATCGGTGAGGCCGATGGCACTTTCGATGAGACCGACTCCCTGCTTTTTTGGGCGCAGGGGCTCAATCGCTGGGAGCCCGGTGACAATGGCCGGCCGATTGACGTGGTCCACCGCTATGACCGGGACAACGTTTACTGGCTCGCCGCGGCGGGCGATTTCGCCGGTCCTCCCTTGCGACTGACCGCCACCGCGGCCCCGCCGCTTTCCGCTGCGACGGATCGTTTCGCCGGTACCAGCCGCGCCCGTCATGAAGAGGACCACTTCTTCCGCGTCAACACGTTGGGCTACACGGAGAGCTACTACACGTGGTATTGGCGCAACCAGCGCGTCGGCAGCATCGCCCTCGATGCCGTCCATGACCCCGTGGCCGGCGCCCCGGCCATGATCGAATTCGGTACCTTCGCCGGGTTCGCCGGGCGCGACCCCGCCCGCCTGGTGACCGGCGGCGTCAACTCCCTGCCCACGCGCCTGTATCCCGGAACCGGGGAGGACCGAAGCACCATCTCCCAGTTCGATCTGTCCGCCTTTGATCCGGCGGCGACCTTTGTCCTGGCGTTCGACTCGACTCCGTCGTCGAACTACTACCTCGACTACTATTCGATTGAATATCAACGGCGCCTCGACTGCGCCGATGGCGCGGTTGAGTTCCTGGCCCCCGATACGAACGGGACGGTCAACTTCATCCTCGCCAACGCCGCCGATGCCGATGTCTGGGATGTGACCGACCCGGCCGGCCCATTCGCACTCAGCAGTCTGGCCGTCGACGGCAGCACCACCCGTTTTGGGACGGTGCTGGCGCAAGGTGCGCGCCGCGTCTTCTTTGCCGCCCGGCCGTCGCAGCGGCTGCGGCCGCAGAGTCTGCAACGGGTTACGACGGTCGACCTGCACACCCCGGCGACCGGCGCCGACTATGTCGCGATCGGCCCGCGCGCGTTCGCCGCGGCCACCGGAGCATTCCTGGACTATCGTGCCGTTCATGACGGCTTGCGTACGCGCTTTGTCGCGCTGGAGGATGTCTACAACAGCTTCTCCCTCGGCGTCGCCGATCCGGTCGCCATCCGGCGCTTCCTGCGGCAGTGCCACTTCGGCTGGCCGTCACCGGCCCCTGTCTATGCGCTCTTGGTCGGTGATGGATCGAATGACTACCTCGACCGCACCGGGGCGCGCTCGGTCAACTACGTGCCGCCCTACATCGTCCGCGACGACAACGTGGTCTCCGATGAGAGCTATGTGTACTTCTCCGATGCCGCGGTCCTGAATGCCGTGCCCAATCCCCAGGACAACCCGTTCCCCGATATGCTGATCGGGCGCTGGCCGGTGCGCACACAGGCGGAGATTGGCGCCGTCACGGCGAAGGTGCGCCGCTATGAGTCGACGGAGAACCTCGGCCCCTGGCGCTCCCGCATCATGATGGTGGCCGATGACGAATTCGGCGATCGCAATCTGGGGTCTGTCCGCGAGACCTTTCACATCAACGACGCCGAGCAGATCGCCCGCACGACGATTCCCGGTCGCTTCGATCTGGAGAAGATCTATCTGACAGAATATCCCTTCAACAATCCGGGGTGCAACGATCCCAGCGCCCGCGGGTGCACCAAACCGATGGCCAAGGAAGCGATCATCGCCGGCCTCAATGACGGCGTCGCGGTCTTCGACTACCTCGGGCACGGCAATCCCGATCTGTTGGCCCATGAACACGTTTTTGAGCGGGTGACCGATCTGCCCCGACTCGTGAATGCCACAACTCCGACTGCGGTGTTGACCTTCTCTTGCTCCATCGGGCTGTTCGACGACCCTGTGCGGGAGGGAATGTCGGAGGAGTGGTTCCGGATGTCACCCGGCGGGGCCGTAGCCGTGGTCTCCGCCACCCGGCTGGCCGCGGCGCTGGCCAATGCCGACTTGAACGAAGAGGTGTTCAACCTCCTGTTCACGCGCGGCATTACGGGGATCGGCGCGGCGGTGTATACCGGCAAGCTGCGCCGGCAGTATTTCGAACCGTCCTGCCGCCTCTTCAGCAACTGCCAGGCGCCGATTTGCCCCTGTCAGAATGATCGCGGCTATGTCCTCTTTGGCGATCCGGCGATGCGCTTGGGCATCCCCGATTTGCGTGTGCAATTCGATACCGTGCAGCCCGAGAGTCTGTCGGCTCTTGCGCTGACGCGTGTTGCCGGTTGTATCACCGACACCGCCGGAACCCTCCAGTCGGGATTCGACGGTGAGGTCAGCATCATCGCGCGCGACGTCGATCGCCATCGGGTTCATGCGATCGACGCGACGACGTCGATCGAATACGATCTGGCGGGGGGCACCCTCTATCGCGGCCGCGTGCCGGTCCAGGGGGGACGATTCGCCTTCGGATTCATCGTTCCCAAAGACATCGCCTACGGCGAACGGGGAGCGCGCATCATGGGTCACGCGGCCGCGGCCACGCGGATGGCCAACGGCAGTGTCGATTCGCTCTGGCTCTCCGGCACGGCGATCGCGCCCAGCGACACGTCCGGACCACAGGTGCGTTTGGAAACGACCCGCGGGGAACCGATTGTCGACGGTTTCACGTTGGCCGAAGGGTCTGGGGTCGTCGTCATGCTCTCCGACCCCTCGGGAATCAACCTCAGCGGCGCGCCGGGGCACCGGCTCCTGGTTACGGTCAACGACGGTGATCGTCCTTTCGCCGATCTCACCGACGTGTTTACTTACGATCCTGGGGTGTTCGACCGGGGGAGAGCCGACGTGTCTTTGGCGGGACTGGCGAAGGGATCTCAACGGCTGACTGTCACCGGTTGGGACAACGCCAACAACTCCACCCGGCACGTGGTCGATGTCACGATCAGTAGCGCCGGGAGCGCCGACGAGTTCCGCGTGACTGAGTTCCTCAACTACCCCAATCCGTTCTCCGAACGGACGACGTTCTATTTTCGCGCCACGCGCGAAGTCCGCAGGGCGAAAATCCGGATTTTCACGGTCGCCGGCCGCCTCATCTGGGAGACGGGGTCGGCCCGCGACGGCGAGGTCGAATGGAACGGCAGGGATGCGGCCGGTGATCCGGTCGGCAACGGCGTCTATCTGGCCCAACTGGAAGTCACCGGGCAACTGGTGTCATCGCAGGGAAAAGTGGTCGATAAGAGGGCATACAGAGAGGCCAAGTTGGTAGTATCACGGTGA
- a CDS encoding PorV/PorQ family protein — MKIRKHAHINENGRRLSHGTHVGGSVEGVRQMQRMKTALAMLIALALLWPATTARAQVNAGVLFLRIAPGARAAGIGESFVAMANDATATHWNPAGLGTYPLNTEWSEYPLAPSGQVLDAVPLKNGLPYDNFTGYDLWILTDSGLTVFHPSRAAQQVKSAAATGFTAPRGNTLELSTDGVSSVSAAILRYAPFMTEDEAETIARRSAAGEVGIPLAELEPMLARIGGAMPEGYRDRTTLENVIREFRTAFLEGRVGTDRLPELRTAMAALPESGPADLSLLDRIRFTMERSVSLVLPHTIPVQLNDLIRPPVQAIASDGSTIYVAASNGLLQFNGERWEVVPPPDGIDWRTTRINCLAAAGGRRLWVGTDSGLLARSSGQWETIGSDRGLPDPRVLKITLAGSRAGWVLTNAGLAAYDGKMFSSTASVTANVGDSLRSVVERFLDTDDAVVIGRALEAVRSAGDIPADTAPLAGKTIAIPYSLGIRGDVTGMELDAYDRLWVGTTVGTFRFGKGRWTSFGYEAVLVEEATTAEALAESRLGKRATPERVQRLAEYVKLYNNLPDGQIPAGRTVYVYRNPAGAHILDMAAAGDQMLIATEVGQLEVSSGQWSRYFHGELEQDQVHAIVAEGGDVWFVTDNRVVVYQHPHKEISFMHVNWLPEFNLDLYYEYLTYVANIEGIGTVGAAITFLSYGEIIRTDELGNVGNPFHSFDGALSLSYGTRLNPNLAAGLSAKIIYSRLADQGAGAEIGSGSATAFAMDAGLLYRTPWRRLTLGAALTNVGPNISYIDAQQSDPLPRNLALGFAYRIWDSPYNRLTIIGEANKELVDLTSSTSEEVKQTVFNGGAEYWYGSFVALRGGYIYDQDGEIKTATLGAGLSYQRFEMDVAYIPSNKDLPLANTLRVSMTGRF; from the coding sequence ATGAAGATCAGGAAGCATGCTCACATAAACGAGAACGGTCGCAGGCTGTCCCATGGGACACACGTCGGCGGATCGGTGGAAGGGGTACGACAGATGCAACGCATGAAAACCGCGCTGGCGATGCTGATCGCACTGGCGCTGCTATGGCCGGCAACGACGGCGCGGGCCCAGGTGAACGCCGGTGTGCTGTTCTTGCGCATCGCGCCGGGAGCCCGTGCCGCGGGGATCGGGGAATCGTTCGTGGCGATGGCCAATGACGCGACGGCCACGCACTGGAACCCCGCCGGGCTGGGAACATATCCCCTCAACACCGAGTGGAGCGAGTATCCGCTCGCGCCGTCCGGCCAGGTGCTGGACGCCGTGCCGCTCAAGAATGGACTGCCCTACGACAACTTCACCGGGTATGACCTTTGGATCTTGACCGATTCCGGCCTGACAGTCTTCCATCCGTCGAGGGCCGCACAGCAAGTTAAGTCGGCCGCCGCGACCGGTTTCACCGCTCCCAGGGGCAACACGTTGGAGTTGTCGACCGACGGTGTCAGTTCCGTTTCGGCGGCCATCCTCCGCTACGCCCCCTTCATGACTGAGGACGAGGCGGAGACGATCGCCCGTCGATCGGCCGCCGGCGAAGTCGGCATTCCCCTCGCGGAGCTGGAACCGATGCTGGCACGCATCGGCGGGGCCATGCCGGAAGGGTACCGGGATCGCACGACGCTCGAAAACGTGATTCGTGAATTCAGGACGGCGTTTCTCGAGGGGAGAGTCGGGACCGATCGCCTCCCGGAGCTCCGCACTGCGATGGCGGCGTTGCCGGAGTCCGGTCCGGCCGACTTGTCCTTGTTGGATCGCATCCGCTTCACGATGGAGCGCAGCGTGTCGTTGGTCCTGCCTCACACCATTCCCGTCCAGTTGAATGACCTGATCCGCCCCCCGGTACAGGCCATTGCATCCGATGGTAGCACGATCTATGTCGCCGCCAGCAACGGCCTCCTGCAATTCAACGGGGAACGCTGGGAAGTCGTGCCGCCGCCCGATGGGATCGATTGGAGGACGACCCGGATCAATTGTCTGGCGGCCGCCGGCGGAAGACGTCTCTGGGTCGGCACTGACAGCGGCCTGTTGGCCCGGAGCTCCGGCCAATGGGAGACGATCGGTTCCGATCGGGGGCTTCCCGATCCGCGTGTGCTGAAGATCACTCTCGCCGGATCTCGCGCCGGGTGGGTTCTCACCAACGCGGGGTTGGCCGCTTATGACGGGAAGATGTTCTCCAGCACTGCGTCCGTGACCGCCAATGTCGGCGATTCGCTCCGCTCCGTCGTGGAGCGCTTCTTGGATACCGACGATGCGGTTGTGATCGGCCGTGCGTTGGAAGCCGTGCGTTCCGCCGGCGACATCCCCGCCGATACCGCGCCACTGGCCGGGAAGACCATTGCCATCCCCTATTCCCTGGGAATTCGTGGGGACGTGACCGGCATGGAACTCGACGCGTACGATCGCCTGTGGGTCGGGACGACGGTCGGGACATTCCGCTTCGGCAAGGGCCGATGGACCTCATTCGGATACGAGGCAGTTTTGGTCGAAGAGGCGACCACGGCCGAAGCGCTCGCCGAGTCCCGTCTCGGCAAGCGGGCAACACCGGAGAGAGTCCAGCGCCTCGCGGAATATGTCAAACTCTACAACAATCTGCCCGACGGCCAGATTCCCGCCGGTCGGACCGTGTACGTGTACCGCAACCCGGCCGGGGCGCACATCCTCGACATGGCTGCCGCGGGCGATCAAATGCTGATCGCCACCGAGGTGGGACAACTGGAAGTCTCGTCCGGCCAGTGGAGCCGCTACTTTCATGGCGAGCTGGAACAGGATCAAGTACATGCGATCGTGGCCGAGGGCGGCGACGTGTGGTTTGTCACCGACAATCGCGTCGTCGTCTACCAGCATCCCCACAAAGAGATCAGCTTCATGCATGTCAACTGGCTCCCCGAATTCAATCTCGACTTGTACTATGAGTACCTGACCTACGTCGCCAACATCGAGGGAATCGGCACGGTCGGCGCGGCGATCACGTTTCTTTCATACGGCGAAATCATCCGCACCGATGAACTCGGCAACGTCGGCAATCCCTTCCATTCCTTCGACGGCGCATTGTCCCTGTCCTATGGAACGCGCCTCAATCCCAATCTGGCCGCCGGTCTGTCGGCGAAGATCATCTACTCCCGTTTGGCCGATCAGGGCGCGGGAGCGGAGATCGGCTCGGGCAGCGCCACCGCCTTTGCCATGGACGCCGGTCTTCTCTATCGGACGCCGTGGCGACGGCTGACGCTCGGCGCCGCGCTCACCAACGTGGGGCCCAACATCTCCTATATTGACGCCCAGCAGTCCGACCCATTGCCGCGCAACCTCGCGCTCGGCTTCGCCTACCGCATATGGGATTCGCCGTACAACCGGCTGACCATCATTGGCGAGGCCAACAAGGAGCTTGTCGACCTGACCAGCAGCACCTCTGAGGAAGTGAAGCAGACCGTGTTCAACGGCGGCGCCGAGTACTGGTATGGATCGTTTGTGGCGCTGCGCGGCGGGTATATTTACGATCAGGACGGGGAAATCAAGACGGCGACGCTCGGCGCCGGTCTGTCGTACCAGCGCTTCGAGATGGATGTCGCCTATATCCCCTCCAACAAAGACCTGCCGCTGGCCAACACGCTGCGTGTGAGCATGACGGGACGCTTTTGA
- a CDS encoding T9SS type A sorting domain-containing protein, with protein MWQYSRNLLLLAVAAIWPSCPHAAATWNTAAHVVHLDRGALVIDTTMRAESSSRRCFCPVPSERNLLGLRRDTPVSSGRLAAGMPAQEPTVLRVVAIRVEFPLESPDDPLTTGTGRFDRRDTIAYRDSNGHSFDSAPHTKRYFEAHLRALNAYWNTVSNDHLRLEWAVFPEDSDAAYQLPNPMSHYGRTRGDDSGVVWGLQQFVIDAAEAAAADPDLHFPDYDAVIIFHAGADRQTDIADDTPHDLFSAFLRLDKPYISRPPGGMAQPILLRAGADTLSEAIIMPETMIQDGRISVLNAVLAHEFGHQLGLVDLYNTYNGATCVGNFSLMDNNAADVGIEAEVDGRARIIFGALPVLPDPWSRAYLGFVDVATVTDSSNVPVWAAEDLEVVPSNRQVWRVPISQSEYYLLENRLYDLDGDEAAGLRLDSATNVVLGPADTALIPGVPPQLTREYDFLLPGNGLLIWHVDEGVAALDYVTADDAPDNFLANTLQWDDNRRFVRVIEADGLSQLGAPGIFRYYTGSAGDYYYRPHNMELSPTTIPPAKSYTGGYTGVRISNISVPGRTMLFHVTTAGTLPGFPIYVGNQSGDVGAPIITDIKRSVAGDWRTPGDGRPEVFLGYENYILAYAWDGASLAGIQVQDSTLGFDTTATLKSLRAVAVGNPDDGGWVSAPLIYNVPDQFSTLVAVSRAGRVYAWRMQDADGDSLFDTLFVRRAVGAPSGPPIIWDRPGSTSLKDLYLPINGAFYNLFHLDDGVREINVAPGVIRSTAGTGPQNAMMVFNLDGSWFVSRFDGEQRVAMGSDSLMTPALGDVDHDGRLDYAVVTAAGRLWVLDSTLNVASDFPVEMGFTPSSAPVLADVDRDGYLDIVVAGEGMLHAYARNGTPLSNFPITIGRSNEPDSLAPAAAIIDMGNTQSLALLTGGASRAIYGWDKQGERLAQMPRPVGSALTAPVAWALNSDEATAAIFARAADGYLYAFNLPVPATEAARAIWPMAGRDPRHTATVPTDELEPLVTPTQFFVSERAYVYPNPASDRAIVRYWLGDDATVSIRIYDLAGNLITEADGPGVGGVYNEWTWSCAQAASGVYFARLEVTRRAGGQTETAFCKLAVVQ; from the coding sequence ATGTGGCAGTATTCGCGAAATCTTCTGCTTCTTGCCGTCGCGGCAATATGGCCATCCTGCCCCCATGCGGCGGCAACCTGGAATACGGCGGCGCACGTCGTCCACTTGGACCGTGGTGCCTTGGTGATCGACACGACGATGCGCGCCGAATCTTCATCGCGCCGTTGCTTTTGCCCGGTGCCGTCGGAGCGCAATCTCCTCGGGCTCCGGCGGGACACACCGGTTTCTTCCGGGCGGCTGGCAGCCGGGATGCCGGCACAGGAACCGACGGTGCTGCGGGTCGTCGCGATTCGCGTCGAGTTCCCGTTGGAATCTCCCGATGATCCGCTGACCACCGGCACCGGGCGATTCGACCGCCGCGATACGATCGCCTATCGGGATTCGAACGGTCACTCCTTCGACAGCGCGCCGCACACCAAGCGCTACTTCGAGGCGCATCTGCGAGCGCTCAATGCCTACTGGAACACCGTGTCCAACGATCATCTGCGTCTGGAATGGGCGGTGTTTCCCGAGGATTCCGACGCGGCGTATCAGTTGCCGAACCCGATGTCCCACTACGGTCGCACGCGAGGGGACGACTCCGGCGTGGTTTGGGGACTGCAGCAGTTCGTGATAGACGCCGCCGAAGCTGCCGCTGCCGATCCTGACTTGCATTTCCCCGACTATGATGCCGTGATCATCTTCCACGCCGGCGCCGATCGGCAGACTGACATCGCGGATGACACACCGCATGATCTCTTCTCGGCATTTCTCCGACTGGACAAACCATACATCAGCCGTCCCCCCGGAGGCATGGCACAGCCGATCCTGTTGCGTGCCGGGGCGGATACGCTGAGCGAAGCGATCATCATGCCCGAAACGATGATCCAGGACGGCCGCATCAGTGTGCTCAATGCCGTACTCGCGCACGAGTTCGGTCATCAGTTGGGACTGGTCGACTTGTACAACACCTACAACGGTGCCACGTGTGTCGGCAATTTCTCCCTGATGGACAACAACGCCGCCGATGTCGGCATCGAGGCCGAAGTCGATGGGAGAGCGCGCATCATCTTCGGCGCGCTGCCGGTTCTGCCTGATCCTTGGTCTCGTGCCTACCTCGGATTTGTTGACGTGGCGACCGTCACCGATTCCAGCAATGTCCCCGTCTGGGCGGCCGAAGATCTGGAAGTCGTCCCGTCCAATCGTCAGGTCTGGCGCGTGCCCATCTCGCAGAGCGAGTACTATCTGCTGGAGAACCGCCTGTACGATCTCGACGGCGATGAAGCCGCGGGGCTGCGCCTCGACTCGGCAACCAACGTTGTCCTTGGCCCTGCCGACACGGCGCTGATCCCCGGTGTCCCGCCGCAGTTGACGCGGGAATACGATTTCCTTCTCCCCGGCAACGGGCTGCTGATCTGGCATGTCGATGAGGGGGTGGCGGCGCTCGATTACGTGACCGCTGATGATGCGCCCGACAACTTCCTCGCCAACACACTACAATGGGATGACAACCGACGCTTCGTGCGCGTGATCGAAGCGGACGGACTCTCGCAGCTCGGCGCCCCGGGGATCTTCCGTTACTATACGGGCAGTGCAGGAGACTACTATTACCGCCCGCACAACATGGAGCTCAGTCCCACCACGATCCCCCCGGCCAAGAGCTACACCGGCGGGTACACCGGCGTCCGCATCAGCAACATCTCCGTGCCCGGAAGAACCATGCTCTTCCATGTAACGACGGCCGGCACGCTTCCCGGATTCCCGATCTACGTCGGTAACCAATCCGGCGACGTCGGCGCGCCGATTATCACCGACATCAAGCGCTCCGTGGCCGGCGATTGGCGCACTCCCGGCGATGGTCGGCCCGAGGTCTTTCTCGGTTATGAAAATTACATCCTCGCCTATGCTTGGGATGGCGCGTCGCTCGCGGGCATCCAAGTCCAGGATTCAACTCTCGGCTTCGACACGACCGCTACGTTGAAGTCACTTCGCGCCGTCGCTGTCGGCAACCCCGACGACGGCGGGTGGGTATCGGCGCCGCTCATCTACAATGTCCCCGATCAGTTTAGCACGCTCGTTGCCGTTTCCCGCGCCGGGCGCGTCTACGCCTGGCGGATGCAGGATGCTGACGGAGACAGTCTGTTCGATACGCTCTTCGTACGCCGGGCCGTCGGAGCCCCCAGCGGTCCGCCGATCATCTGGGACCGCCCCGGTAGCACATCGTTGAAGGACTTGTATCTCCCGATCAACGGCGCCTTCTACAATCTGTTTCATCTCGACGACGGTGTCCGGGAGATCAACGTCGCTCCCGGCGTGATCCGCAGCACCGCGGGAACAGGTCCGCAAAACGCGATGATGGTCTTCAACCTCGACGGCTCCTGGTTCGTGTCGCGGTTCGACGGTGAACAACGGGTCGCAATGGGGAGCGACTCACTCATGACACCTGCGCTCGGCGACGTCGACCATGATGGTCGGCTTGACTACGCTGTCGTCACGGCGGCCGGGCGGTTGTGGGTCCTGGATTCCACCTTGAATGTCGCGTCGGACTTCCCCGTTGAAATGGGATTCACCCCTTCGTCGGCCCCGGTTCTCGCCGACGTCGACCGCGATGGATACCTCGACATTGTGGTCGCCGGCGAAGGCATGCTCCATGCCTATGCACGAAACGGCACGCCTCTTTCCAATTTCCCGATCACGATCGGCCGCAGCAATGAGCCGGATTCGCTCGCACCGGCCGCCGCCATCATTGATATGGGCAACACCCAGAGTCTGGCGTTGCTGACCGGCGGAGCCAGTCGCGCCATCTATGGCTGGGATAAGCAGGGCGAACGACTGGCACAGATGCCGCGTCCGGTCGGGTCTGCGCTGACTGCTCCGGTCGCTTGGGCGCTCAACAGCGACGAGGCCACAGCGGCCATCTTCGCGCGTGCCGCGGACGGGTATCTCTATGCCTTCAACCTTCCCGTTCCTGCGACCGAGGCTGCTCGTGCCATCTGGCCGATGGCGGGGCGTGATCCCCGACACACTGCCACGGTACCGACTGATGAACTGGAACCGCTGGTCACGCCGACTCAGTTCTTCGTCAGCGAACGTGCCTATGTCTATCCCAATCCGGCCAGCGACCGCGCGATTGTACGCTATTGGCTCGGCGATGATGCCACAGTCAGCATCCGCATCTATGACTTGGCCGGCAATCTCATCACCGAGGCAGATGGTCCCGGCGTCGGCGGTGTCTACAACGAGTGGACTTGGTCTTGCGCCCAGGCGGCATCGGGAGTTTACTTCGCGCGGCTGGAAGTGACCCGGCGCGCGGGCGGACAGACGGAGACGGCATTCTGCAAATTGGCGGTGGTGCAATGA
- a CDS encoding transposase, whose translation MNTNHTLPHRRSVRIAGYDYTRAGAYFVTICTRDRACILGDVVDGTVHLNPLGCAARHEWMVIPTHHPQVVLDVFVVMPNHVHGIIILSHPSGTARRAPTEERFARPVAGSLPTIVRAFKSASTRSINLLRRTPGAAVWQRNYYEHVIRNEDELLRAREYIVNNPLRWSLDRDNPDVIAPRALSVGLRPAVPS comes from the coding sequence GTGAACACCAATCACACATTGCCTCATCGCCGCTCCGTGCGCATAGCCGGGTACGACTACACACGCGCAGGGGCGTATTTCGTCACGATTTGTACACGCGATCGCGCCTGTATCTTGGGCGATGTCGTGGATGGGACCGTGCATTTGAATCCCCTTGGGTGCGCCGCTCGTCACGAATGGATGGTGATACCGACACACCATCCGCAGGTTGTGCTGGATGTGTTCGTGGTCATGCCCAACCACGTGCACGGGATCATCATTCTCTCCCATCCGTCGGGCACGGCACGCCGTGCCCCTACAGAGGAACGATTCGCACGTCCCGTTGCGGGCTCACTGCCGACCATCGTACGCGCCTTCAAATCGGCATCGACCCGATCGATCAACCTCCTGCGCCGCACACCCGGAGCCGCCGTCTGGCAACGCAATTACTACGAACACGTAATACGCAACGAAGACGAACTGCTCCGTGCGCGAGAATACATCGTGAACAACCCTCTGCGATGGTCCCTGGATCGCGATAACCCAGACGTCATCGCCCCACGTGCATTATCTGTAGGGCTGCGGCCTGCCGTGCCCTCATGA